Below is a window of Brachyspira hampsonii DNA.
TTAAAATCAGGAAATCTTACAGAGATTAAAGATAAGATAAAAAGATTAATAGGTTGATATTTTTATGCCGCATATTCGTAAAGACCCTGTAACAAAACAGTCTGTAATTATTTCATCTGAGAGAACAGGAAGACCTAGTGATTATGTTAATTTAGATAAAAAGCATATAGTTAATTCTGAACTCAGTTGTCCTTTTTGCAGAGGGCATGAGATGAAAACTCCGGATCCTGTTTATACTGTTTATGCCGAACAAGAAGAAATTTGGCAGGTTAGAATTGTACCTAATAAATACCCTATAATATCTGAAACCCATAAAAATGAATTGCCTAAAGAAAATAAGCTTTTTCATGCCAGCAGTTCTAAGGGGTTTCATGATGTAATTATAGAACATCCTAATCATTATTTTAATTTTTACCATGCACAGACAGAAGATTTCTTTTATATTTTTAAAGCTGTTATGATGAGGCTTAAAGATTTAGGAAAAAATGAAGATATGATGTATAGTCTTTATTTTAAAAATTTCGGACCGGAGGCAGGAGCAAGTCTTTATCATTCACATTCTCAAATTATAACAACTCCTTTTATACCCGTTCAAATGTATGGTGAGATTAGCGGTGCTTTAGAATATTACACTGAAAATGAAAGATGCGTATACTGTGATATAATAAAAGAAGAAAAATCATTAAATGAAAGGGTAATATGCGAAAATGAAAACTTTATAGCTATATGTCCGTTTGCTTCAAGATCTCCGTATCAGATATATGTTATTCCTAAAGATCATGCAGACAGCATTATACATGTTTCTAGTTCTAATATTTTGGATTTTGCAAGTATATTGAAAGATATATTTGACAGATTATATAAACTTTTGGGTGAAATTAGTTTTAATTATGTGCTTCATACTCTTTTACCAACACTTGAAAATAAATATAAAAATTCAAGCCATTGGTTTTTAGATATAATGCCTAAAATGAGTAAATTGGCAGGATATGAATTAGGAAGCGGAGTGTTTATTAATTCTATTACTCCTGAAGATGCTGCCAATCAATTAAGAACTATATTATAATAATACTATATAATCTCTTGTAATAACAGCATCATAATTTTTATAGCCTAGTATTTTTAATATATCATCGGAGTGATGTCCTATTATTTTTTCTACATCATTAGAATTGTAATTAATTATTCCTCTAGCAAACTCATTTCCGTTTTCATCTATTATACTTACAATATCGCCTTTTTTGAAAGTATTAATTACTTTTGTTATTCCTATAGGAAGAAGGCTTGATTCTTTTTCTAAAACTGCCTTTTTAGCCCCAGCATTAACCATTAATTTACCTATTATTGTTGTGGCATAAGCAATCCATCTCTTTTTTGTTGAAAGCTCATCATGCTCTTCAACAGGATAGAATATTGTTTTATCTTTTGTTTCAAAAATATCATTAAGTACATTAGGTCTTTTGCCATTAGCTATGAATAATGCACATCCGGATCTTGTAACTATTTTAGCAGCCTGAAGTTTTGTTTTCATTCCGCCTCTTCCGCCTTTTGAAGCATCAAGTCCTAAATCTTCTATTTCCTTTGTAACTTCAAATACTTCATATATGAATTTAGCATTAGGATTGGTCTTAGGATTATCATCATAAAGCCCATTTATATCTGATAGTATTATAAGTAAATCCGCATCTAATTCGCTTGCTACCAAGGCAGAAAGTTTATCATTATCAGAAAAACTTATCTGAGTAACATCATATAATTGTTTAAGCTCATCGCTTGATACTGTATCATTTTCATTTATGATAGGTATAACTTTATATTTTAAAAGCATACTCAAAGTAGAATGCAAGTTTAAATACCTTCTTCTATTGGAGAAATCTTCTTCAGTTAGAAGTATTTGTGCAGTGATTATATCAAATTTTGAGAATCCGTCTTCATATATTGACATAAGCTGCGATTGTCCTATAGCGGCACAAGCCTGTTTTAAAGCTACTTCATCTAAATCTACAGCATTAATTTTTTTAGCACCTAATCCCACAGCTCCTGAAGTAACTATTAAAACTTCTTTACCCATTTTATGAAATTTGGCAATGGCTTCTATAAATGAATATATTCTAGCTAGAGATATATATCCATCATCATTTCTCAAAACATTAGTACCGAATTTGAATACTATTCTATTTATCTTGTTTAAATCTATACTTTTCATGCGAAGTATTATAAACTATATAATAAAAAAATAAAGATTTAATTTTTAATTATTTTTTAATAGTCTATTTATTTCCCCATACTCCTCCGAATTTAAAACTTAAACCTAAATAAAAATCATTATCTACAGTATAATGTCCGTTTTTTT
It encodes the following:
- the galT gene encoding galactose-1-phosphate uridylyltransferase, with product MPHIRKDPVTKQSVIISSERTGRPSDYVNLDKKHIVNSELSCPFCRGHEMKTPDPVYTVYAEQEEIWQVRIVPNKYPIISETHKNELPKENKLFHASSSKGFHDVIIEHPNHYFNFYHAQTEDFFYIFKAVMMRLKDLGKNEDMMYSLYFKNFGPEAGASLYHSHSQIITTPFIPVQMYGEISGALEYYTENERCVYCDIIKEEKSLNERVICENENFIAICPFASRSPYQIYVIPKDHADSIIHVSSSNILDFASILKDIFDRLYKLLGEISFNYVLHTLLPTLENKYKNSSHWFLDIMPKMSKLAGYELGSGVFINSITPEDAANQLRTIL
- the proB gene encoding glutamate 5-kinase, which encodes MKSIDLNKINRIVFKFGTNVLRNDDGYISLARIYSFIEAIAKFHKMGKEVLIVTSGAVGLGAKKINAVDLDEVALKQACAAIGQSQLMSIYEDGFSKFDIITAQILLTEEDFSNRRRYLNLHSTLSMLLKYKVIPIINENDTVSSDELKQLYDVTQISFSDNDKLSALVASELDADLLIILSDINGLYDDNPKTNPNAKFIYEVFEVTKEIEDLGLDASKGGRGGMKTKLQAAKIVTRSGCALFIANGKRPNVLNDIFETKDKTIFYPVEEHDELSTKKRWIAYATTIIGKLMVNAGAKKAVLEKESSLLPIGITKVINTFKKGDIVSIIDENGNEFARGIINYNSNDVEKIIGHHSDDILKILGYKNYDAVITRDYIVLL